One Phycisphaerae bacterium genomic window carries:
- a CDS encoding sigma-70 family RNA polymerase sigma factor has translation MSQADSTRLTFLLRLRDRADKLTWQQFHDRYGQLLYRYARSRGARHDDAEDIVQEVEMYLFKAIGDFEYDARKGRFRTYLRSAVVHAMARRAIKRAGQPAALDPATLDYVAGEQEASADARWEREWQLHRLRWAMRTIASEFEPLTIRAFELHVLAGQPVSDTAAELGLSKASVYQARSRILKRLREQLAALDPDGDV, from the coding sequence ATGAGCCAGGCCGACTCGACCCGCCTGACGTTTCTCCTGCGGCTCCGCGACCGTGCGGACAAGCTCACCTGGCAGCAGTTCCATGATCGCTACGGGCAATTGCTCTACCGCTACGCCCGCAGCCGTGGCGCCCGCCATGACGACGCCGAGGACATCGTCCAGGAAGTCGAGATGTACCTGTTCAAGGCCATTGGCGATTTCGAGTACGACGCGCGCAAGGGTCGCTTCCGCACCTACCTGCGCTCCGCAGTCGTCCACGCCATGGCGCGCCGCGCCATTAAGCGGGCCGGTCAGCCGGCGGCGCTGGATCCGGCGACGTTGGATTACGTGGCTGGCGAACAGGAGGCGAGCGCCGACGCGCGCTGGGAGCGGGAGTGGCAACTGCACCGGCTGCGCTGGGCGATGCGCACCATCGCCAGCGAATTTGAGCCCCTCACGATCAGAGCCTTCGAGCTGCACGTCCTCGCCGGGCAGCCGGTCAGCGACACCGCCGCCGAACTGGGCCTCAGCAAGGCCAGCGTGTACCAGGCGCGCAGCCGGATCCTGAAGCGGCTGCGCGAGCAACTGGCGGCGCTGGATCCTGACGGTGACGTGTAA
- a CDS encoding class IV adenylate cyclase: MSREIEVKHRLDDATGLRQRLVAAGAVRDALAHEVNHILDTPERRLLNAGCGLRIRSARPVTPPGPAQVTLTFKGPRDAALAQRGIKAREELETAAADEATLLAVFARLGFAPVIMYEKRRETWHWPDCVATIDELPLLGWFVELEADDQAALLARRAQLGLTDASAVDETYVRLADRHGTLNPAGVRELRFSA; the protein is encoded by the coding sequence ATGTCACGCGAGATCGAAGTTAAACACCGGCTCGACGATGCGACGGGGCTGCGGCAGCGCCTCGTGGCGGCGGGCGCTGTGCGGGACGCACTGGCGCACGAGGTCAACCACATTCTCGACACGCCCGAGCGCCGCCTGCTGAATGCCGGTTGCGGGCTGCGGATTCGCAGTGCGCGGCCGGTGACGCCGCCGGGGCCGGCGCAGGTGACGCTGACGTTCAAGGGTCCGCGGGACGCGGCGCTGGCGCAGCGCGGGATCAAGGCCCGCGAAGAGCTGGAGACCGCGGCGGCGGACGAGGCGACGCTGCTGGCGGTGTTCGCGCGGCTGGGCTTTGCGCCGGTAATCATGTACGAAAAACGGCGCGAAACCTGGCACTGGCCCGACTGCGTTGCGACGATCGACGAGCTGCCGTTGCTGGGCTGGTTCGTCGAGCTGGAGGCCGACGATCAGGCCGCACTCCTGGCACGCCGCGCCCAACTCGGGCTGACCGATGCGAGCGCCGTCGATGAAACCTACGTCAGGCTGGCCGACCGACACGGTACGCTGAACCCGGCGGGTGTTCGCGAACTGCGCTTCAGTGCCTGA
- a CDS encoding PQQ-like beta-propeller repeat protein, with amino-acid sequence MLTALAAVQEPGECPPAAWPQWRGPLATGVAPHADPPVEWSATRNVRWRVLLPGRGHATPIIWGERIYVQTAVPADVSPDSRPAASTSPTTVESTGRTYKFTLLALDRQTGQTVWAQTLCEGGLHERGHNDASPASNSPLTDGECLIAYFGSRGLYGLDLDGKLLWSQDLGDMETRRGFGEGSSPALHGDLVVVNWDHEGDSFIVALDKRTGAERWRVPRDEPTSWSTPHIVTAGGQVQVIVSATRKIRSYDLQTGRMLWECGGMTQNVIPTPVSDRDLIYCTSGFRGSALLAIRYAVAQGDIAGSAAVAWTYEGKGTPYVPSPLLYEGRLYFLQENRAALSCVDARTGRAEYSKQRLEGLRDVYASPVAADGRVYIAGRDGKVAVIQAGPELRVLAVNELADSFTASPAIVGRALYLRGAEHLYCIAEPEPK; translated from the coding sequence GTGCTGACCGCGCTGGCCGCCGTCCAGGAACCGGGCGAGTGCCCGCCGGCCGCCTGGCCGCAATGGCGCGGGCCACTGGCGACCGGCGTCGCGCCCCACGCGGACCCGCCGGTCGAATGGAGCGCGACGCGCAACGTGCGCTGGCGTGTGCTCCTGCCGGGGCGCGGGCATGCGACGCCGATCATCTGGGGCGAGCGGATCTACGTGCAGACGGCCGTGCCCGCCGATGTGTCGCCGGATTCGCGTCCCGCGGCGAGCACGAGCCCGACCACCGTGGAGAGCACGGGGCGCACGTACAAGTTCACGCTGCTGGCACTGGACCGGCAGACGGGCCAGACGGTCTGGGCGCAGACCCTGTGCGAAGGTGGGCTGCATGAGCGCGGCCACAACGACGCCAGTCCCGCCTCGAACTCGCCCCTGACGGATGGCGAGTGCCTCATCGCGTACTTCGGCTCGCGCGGCCTCTATGGGCTTGACCTGGACGGCAAGCTGCTCTGGTCGCAAGACCTCGGCGACATGGAGACGCGCCGCGGGTTTGGCGAAGGCAGCTCGCCGGCGCTGCATGGCGACTTGGTCGTCGTCAACTGGGACCACGAGGGCGATTCATTCATTGTTGCGCTGGACAAGCGTACGGGCGCGGAGCGCTGGCGCGTACCGCGCGACGAGCCGACCTCCTGGTCCACACCGCACATCGTTACGGCCGGTGGCCAGGTCCAGGTCATTGTCAGCGCCACGCGAAAGATTCGCAGCTATGACCTGCAGACGGGCCGCATGCTGTGGGAATGCGGCGGTATGACGCAGAACGTGATTCCCACCCCGGTAAGCGATCGCGACCTCATCTACTGCACCAGCGGCTTTCGCGGCAGTGCGTTGCTGGCGATTCGCTATGCGGTCGCGCAGGGCGACATCGCCGGCTCGGCCGCCGTGGCGTGGACATACGAGGGAAAGGGCACGCCGTACGTGCCGTCGCCGCTGCTGTATGAGGGTCGGCTGTATTTCTTGCAGGAGAACCGTGCCGCGCTTTCGTGCGTGGATGCCCGCACCGGCCGCGCGGAGTACAGCAAGCAGCGGCTGGAGGGGTTGCGCGATGTGTACGCGTCGCCGGTGGCCGCGGATGGCCGCGTGTACATCGCGGGGCGGGATGGCAAAGTCGCAGTGATCCAGGCGGGACCCGAGCTGCGCGTGCTGGCGGTCAACGAGCTGGCGGACAGCTTCACCGCGTCGCCCGCGATCGTGGGACGCGCGCTGTACCTGCGCGGCGCTGAGCACCTGTACTGCATCGCGGAGCCGGAGCCGAAATAA